GGGAATTCGGATACAGGTTCATTCAGAGCTTGTAGGGTTTCGtcaaggatgcctacaagtAGCTTGTAGATGTAGGGAATCAAACAGAGCCTAGCACCCTAGCCACTACGCTGTCCTTCTTCCCCATAGGAGCCCTGGTGTCTGCTTACGGGTGCAGTACCTCTGTAATTCAGTGGTGCACATTTCAAGTCAGAATACGTATGGAGAATATAATACACTTATATGAATCCCTTCTGCTAAGACCACATAAGAAAATAAGGGATATCCAGAAATAATATAATGTGCTATCCATTCAAGAAGTTTGTGCGCAAGTcgttacaaataaataaatgaataattgtTGATAATACTGTGAGCCTTTTTTAGGAGAATCttatatccaaagcaacttacagtgAATTTAGATATCATTTAGAGCCGTTAGGGGGTCAAGCCGAGGACCCTAGCAGATAAGAGGCCCTTTTTTCCCATACGCATCGTGGTGTCTGCTCACAGGTGCAGCACATCCGCCGCAACCTGGACCAGAGCGAGGCGGCCATCATCCAGGTGTTTGAGGAGAAGCAGCGTGTCTGGGAGCGCCAAATGGACGAGCTGAGGCAGAACTATGCCTCGCGCCTGCAGCAGGTGagggcacacatgcacacacgcacacacaaacacacacacacacacacacacacacacacacacacacacacacacacacacacacacacacacacacacacacacatagacacatatacacacacacacacacacatacacacacacacacgcacacacacacacacacacacacacacacacacacacacacacacatagacacatatacacacacacacacacacatacacacacacacacgcacacacacacacacaaacaaacacactcacacactcacacacatacacacatatacatgcacatacacacacacacacacacacacaaacacacacacacacacacacacacacacacacacacacacacacacacaaacacacacacacacacacacacacacacacacacacacacacacacacacacacaaacacacacacacacacacacacacacacacacacacacacacacacacacacacacacacagacgcatgcatactcacacatgcactgacatTGGTCACGTAGAGGCATGCATGAGGATCACCCACGTTCAACCAATGTATGATGGATTAGATTAGATAACATTTTATTGTCATAGCATActaaacattaaaaaataacgacttatataaaacataatatataaaaaaataaacctaaTATAGTTTTGTGCGTATCTTTGTTTCATTTATATCTTATAAAACGCTTGGAAACATTGTAAAACAGTGTGTACGGTTGACTTACTGAAAGAGGGTTCCATACTGAGCTAGTGAGTTGATTTGTATTGTTAACATGATTTCCATACACATTCAGGTTGCCTGGGGAATGCCACATTTCCCTTCCCAACCAAAAGACATTTGCTTTTATTTGAATACTCCTGCCCTGGCCTTTGGCCACATTGTTGCAGCTAATCTCAAAGTCCTCCACTACTGCTATCTATGGCTGCTGATTGTTTAGCACGGACCACATGAAGATGACGGATAAAGAAATACTGCTCCCGAGTTGAAACAGGGAAGCCAAAGGGTAAAGCCCGGTCCGTCTGTGTTTATTCTGCAGGTGACCCGTCGGGCCCAGCGCTCCCAGACCGCCCTTCAGGCTCAGATCACTCGGCTGTCCCAGGACAAGAGGCGGCTCCAGGAGGAGATGGCTGCCCTTCTGGCCcagagggaggagctggagaggaaGTGTCTGGACTACCGGAAGGAGCAGGCGGACATACTGCCCCGTCTGGAGGAGACCAAATGGGAGGTGAGATATATCTTTTTTGAGCTGCTGACGACGCTCTCCTGCGGTCAGGTGGTCGAAAACATAGAAATGCAAAGTGTGTGAACTTCAAATTGTGAACCCGTTTTTTTTCGTGAACCCATTTAGCAGACATATTGTAAAAGACAGTTAATATGTTTGATGCAGTTCACTGAGGAGCTGGTAGGGGTTAAGCAccccctacaggtagactgcagacaaTGGGGTTTAAACCCAGAATCTTTCGAATGGGAGTCAAACCACTTAACCGCTAGAATAGACTATCCTGCCCATGTAGGTCAAAGGTATCCTGTAATTACCGGTGTTATCTTCACGTGCCACATAATGGGGCTACCTACATCTGTAAAATGTTGATTCAGAATACGTATCTGTAATAGTGAATAGACTTATAACCATCCCTTCTGCTTCATCTGCTCCTTCCTCCGTATGGTGGCAGGTGTGTCAGAAGGCCGGTGAGATCTCGCTGCTCAAGCAGCAGCTGAGGGAGAGCCAGGCGGAGGTGACCCAGAGAGCTGGGGAAATGGTGGCCCTCAGGGGCCAGCTGAAGGAGCTCAACGCCCAGCTGAGGGAACGGGAGGACGCTATGCTCGGTCTGAAGGACTCATACAGCTCCAAGAGTCGTGAGCTGGAGAAGTGCGAGGGAGAGCTTCgaaggactctgtctgaggtaCGATTTGTATTGCTAACGTAGTGTTAGCCGACTGATTGTCGATGCGCGCAACGGGCGTTAATAAGCCCGGGCAGACATATGCAACACAACCACCCTGAGACTGTTACAAAATGGCCATTTGACAAGGGGGACATTTGATCCTTTCCTGTAGGTTTCTATGCTCCGGGAAAAACTGGGTGTCTTCGAGGCAGAGGTGCTCAGTCTGAAGCGAGCTCTGAGTGAGGTCGGCAGGGGACATGAGATCTCCATGGCCCCCAActtggcggcggcggggctCTTGCCCCCGTGGGGGATGATGCACTGCCCtaggagctcctctgatccctcCTCCGGCGCCCTCAGCTCCACGTCGGACAACCTGCTCAGCCTGCAGAGCGACGAGGCCAAAGCCCAGCGGCAGGAGGCTCagaggcaggagaggcagcagcGCGAAGAGGCCCAGTGGCGAGAGGCTCAGCACCGCCAAGACGCCCACATCAGCCAGGACCTGCACATGCGCCAAGAGGCCCAACTCCGCCAGGAGGCCCAAGTCCGTCATGAAGTCCAGCTCCGTCAGGAGGCCCAAATGCGTCAGGATGCTCAAATGCGCCAAGAAGTGCAGCTCCGCCAGGAGGCCCAGCACCGTCAGGAGGCCCAGCACAGACAAGAAGGACAACTGCGTCAAGAGCTGCAGCTACGACAGGACAGCCAATTGTGCCAAGAACTGCAGCTCCGCCAGGCGGGGGACGAGGCCGGGGACCTGCGCAGGCAGCTGGAGCAGCTGCAGGCCACGCTGAGGCTGGAGCGGCAGCAGCGCGAGCGCCAGGCCCTGAACTTTGACCAGGAGCGACACACCTGGCAGGACGAAAAGGAGCGGGTTCTGAAGTACCAGGCGCAGCTGCAGCTCAGCTACGTGGAGACGCTGCAGAAGAACCAGGCCCTGGAGAAACGCATGGGGCAGATGGGAACCAAGGTGGCCAcgaccacgaccaccaccatcaccaccacctcggcCCCGCCCTCCGCCTCGTCCTCCggctcgcctcctcctccaccaccgccaccaccagcaccaccagcagcactttcccctctctcctcccaggcCACAGCCTCCCTCCAGTCCCCCATCGCATTGACCCTGTCGCCACCGTGTGAAGACCAGAAGGGCCCGCCTTCGCTCCACCAGCTGGCCCCGCCCTGGGTGGGACCCACGCGCCTGGAGAGGATAGAGTCCACTGAGATATGAAGAACGCATACCAACAACAAAACAGTCAAGAATACACCCAGATATAAGGCCTACCAATCGAACAACACCACAGAAAACAAAAGAACAGCTTCTCTCATCTCAGTCTAGagtcaaaacaacagtgttcatGTAAATATACCACAACACACTTCAAAGATACACACGCCAAACAGCAACAAAGGCCTTTGTTAGAACGCTCCACAGTGACCAGAAGGTAGGATCGATCGTTACCTTTCATCACCCAAGGTTTCATGGTGAGGAGCCTTTTTGTCGGTTGGTTGCTAACTGATTCTGCGTTACCAGCCATCTTTTAGTCCAAAGTGGTGGGAAGGCACACAACTAAATTATTTGATTACAGCGCTGAACCCCGGTTCAAaagaaaacaaccacacacaaaaaatcagGGATATTCAGAAATGATTGATATAGCATGGTATTTATtcatgaagtgtgtgtgcaagtggttACATATAAAATCAATAATTAGTGATTCGAATGTGTGATGGATACTTGCGTCGTCGGCCACAGAGCGCCTTATTCTATGCTTTGAGGCATTTTCTCGAACCCAATGACCTATCAATGACGACATAAATCTTAGCGATATCATAATTTTAGTAGTTAAACTATCTTATTGAATTCAACCAATCTGGCTGCGTTATCAGTTACATTATTATGTTGCCAATGACCAGATGAGTACATTTAAAACCCAGCATATTGACTCTCAACTATTTCAATTTCTGTAAAAAGCAAAACAAGCAGGTCAAAGACtgatttattaattaatttgaatTCATATTATGCATGGAGTTCAATGTGAAAGACACATCTCAATGCATTATTAAGAACTACaaagtttatattttatataaaaaggGAATTAAATGAGTATGTTTGGTAGATAATCCTCCCCATCTCTGATCGGTTTACTACATTCAGGGATGGGAGAGACATGCcttctctaaaaaaaaaataacactagGGGTCGTCAGAGAGCTTTCTACTCCCTTCTCTTTTGACTCAAAATGGTTCCTACCATCTTCAACAAAAGGGCAACAAGGTGTACATATAATGAAAGCACACGATCTGAATCAAGTTATATTTTAATAGTGTCATTCACATTGTGCTTTCACAGCCAAGAAAATAGGATCGTTTGGTTAGTAACCCCAAAGCTGAGAAGTTATGTAAGTCATACTAGAGCAAGATCCTTAAAGTTGTTATAGATTATAAGTATTTGTGAGtgtggttctctgtgtgtgtgtgtgtgtgtgtgtgtgtgtgtgtgtgtgtgtgtgtgtgtgtgtgtgtgtgtgtgtgtgtttgtgtttatgtgtgtgcggatgtgtgtgtttgtgtgtgtgtgtgtgtgtgtgtgtgtgtgtgtg
The Gadus macrocephalus chromosome 6, ASM3116895v1 DNA segment above includes these coding regions:
- the lzts3b gene encoding leucine zipper putative tumor suppressor 3 isoform X1, which codes for MGSVGSGVAGEQEFAMKSVGTRTTLPRAPPLSRRCPDRSCSAERLPRPPATVSDGTASSDERGSVSIGTGTCTGTDRPTETASSTNATECTVAVPSNNNAQMDCGNVAGRREREWERERQRERGRDRDRDRDWDRERLERERERERNRERERERVERERLERERERERERARERERERIEREKIERERERERERERERERERLENERMEREREREREREMHSGGGIDSCGNFVSLGANEKKSGGMNQHQHREMAAARVDGDTNPASQNPPNHNPPKILPVSGKLEQNNSGLVRPSAFKPVVPKSFHSMQNLVVQSGGAGGEGKADGRSEGMGEGRGGRRGRDGGGEAGGEVPEALLLDQDSPVRVGLRSEGGPMSNEMAQGGMSDSGRNSLTSLPTYTGSGSGYGPPAVLGPLSASTSHINRLGTAGAAAGLEKLEKPGYQNGLSASDSGRSSSGKSSSSYQRLSHMSDAPAPLRPSPSSDDIIQDLEDRLWEKEQEVQHIRRNLDQSEAAIIQVFEEKQRVWERQMDELRQNYASRLQQVTRRAQRSQTALQAQITRLSQDKRRLQEEMAALLAQREELERKCLDYRKEQADILPRLEETKWEVCQKAGEISLLKQQLRESQAEVTQRAGEMVALRGQLKELNAQLREREDAMLGLKDSYSSKSRELEKCEGELRRTLSEVSMLREKLGVFEAEVLSLKRALSEVGRGHEISMAPNLAAAGLLPPWGMMHCPRSSSDPSSGALSSTSDNLLSLQSDEAKAQRQEAQRQERQQREEAQWREAQHRQDAHISQDLHMRQEAQLRQEAQVRHEVQLRQEAQMRQDAQMRQEVQLRQEAQHRQEAQHRQEGQLRQELQLRQDSQLCQELQLRQAGDEAGDLRRQLEQLQATLRLERQQRERQALNFDQERHTWQDEKERVLKYQAQLQLSYVETLQKNQALEKRMGQMGTKVATTTTTTITTTSAPPSASSSGSPPPPPPPPPAPPAALSPLSSQATASLQSPIALTLSPPCEDQKGPPSLHQLAPPWVGPTRLERIESTEI
- the lzts3b gene encoding leucine zipper putative tumor suppressor 3 isoform X2 — encoded protein: MKSVGTRTTLPRAPPLSRRCPDRSCSAERLPRPPATVSDGTASSDERGSVSIGTGTCTGTDRPTETASSTNATECTVAVPSNNNAQMDCGNVAGRREREWERERQRERGRDRDRDRDWDRERLERERERERNRERERERVERERLERERERERERARERERERIEREKIERERERERERERERERERLENERMEREREREREREMHSGGGIDSCGNFVSLGANEKKSGGMNQHQHREMAAARVDGDTNPASQNPPNHNPPKILPVSGKLEQNNSGLVRPSAFKPVVPKSFHSMQNLVVQSGGAGGEGKADGRSEGMGEGRGGRRGRDGGGEAGGEVPEALLLDQDSPVRVGLRSEGGPMSNEMAQGGMSDSGRNSLTSLPTYTGSGSGYGPPAVLGPLSASTSHINRLGTAGAAAGLEKLEKPGYQNGLSASDSGRSSSGKSSSSYQRLSHMSDAPAPLRPSPSSDDIIQDLEDRLWEKEQEVQHIRRNLDQSEAAIIQVFEEKQRVWERQMDELRQNYASRLQQVTRRAQRSQTALQAQITRLSQDKRRLQEEMAALLAQREELERKCLDYRKEQADILPRLEETKWEVCQKAGEISLLKQQLRESQAEVTQRAGEMVALRGQLKELNAQLREREDAMLGLKDSYSSKSRELEKCEGELRRTLSEVSMLREKLGVFEAEVLSLKRALSEVGRGHEISMAPNLAAAGLLPPWGMMHCPRSSSDPSSGALSSTSDNLLSLQSDEAKAQRQEAQRQERQQREEAQWREAQHRQDAHISQDLHMRQEAQLRQEAQVRHEVQLRQEAQMRQDAQMRQEVQLRQEAQHRQEAQHRQEGQLRQELQLRQDSQLCQELQLRQAGDEAGDLRRQLEQLQATLRLERQQRERQALNFDQERHTWQDEKERVLKYQAQLQLSYVETLQKNQALEKRMGQMGTKVATTTTTTITTTSAPPSASSSGSPPPPPPPPPAPPAALSPLSSQATASLQSPIALTLSPPCEDQKGPPSLHQLAPPWVGPTRLERIESTEI